Proteins encoded within one genomic window of Papio anubis isolate 15944 chromosome X, Panubis1.0, whole genome shotgun sequence:
- the LOC101023520 gene encoding uncharacterized protein C4orf3 homolog: protein MEVDARGVDGRDGLRERRVLSEGERQNLDVRLRSGANGLPKHSYWLDLWLFMLFDVVVFLFVYFLP from the coding sequence ATGGAGGTGGACGCACGGGGTGTTGATGGTCGAGATGGTCTCCGGGAGCGGCGAGTCTTGAGCGAGGGAGAGAGGCAGAACCTCGATGTGCGGCTTCGGTCTGGGGCAAACGGGCTTCCCAAACACTCCTACTGGTTGGACCTCTGGCTCTTCATGCTTTTCGATGTGGTGGTGTttctctttgtgtattttttgccATGA